In Vicia villosa cultivar HV-30 ecotype Madison, WI unplaced genomic scaffold, Vvil1.0 ctg.004453F_1_1, whole genome shotgun sequence, a genomic segment contains:
- the LOC131642069 gene encoding uncharacterized protein LOC131642069, whose translation MTWYKSLPDESITSWRVLGKLFSRHFTASRRHPKSEASLEAIIQGKDESLRAYIERFNKEAVQVSTTAHMKKFLLERGLRPRSDFAKAVGIETPATLDEFFFKAQAYIQYEEKEAAHAVRNSRHEESIKNARQDESRRGTDKKKEDKTRDPKDYKAPAGKFREYTPLNASRE comes from the coding sequence ATGACCTGGTATAAAAGTTTGCCAGACGAGTCCATCACATCATGGAGGGTGCTCGGAAAACTTTTTTCCAGACATTTCACGGCCTCCCGAAGACACCCGAAGTCAGAAGCCTCCTTGGAAGCCATTATCCAAGGAAAGGACGAGTCCCTAAGGGCATACATAGAAAGATTCAATAAGGAAGCCGTACAGGTATCCACCACtgcccatatgaagaagttcttgCTCGAGCGCGGCCTCCGACCACGCTCAGACTTCGCTAAAGCCGTCGGAATTGAAACCCCGGCAACTCTGGACGAATTCTTCTTCAAAGCCCAAGCCTACATACAGTACGAGGAGAAAGAAGCCGCCCACGCCGTCCGCAATTCCAGGCACGAAGAGAGCATTAAAAATGCACGCCAAGATGAGTCTCGCCGAGGAACTGACAAAAAGAAGGAGGATAAAACTCGGGACCCCAAGGACTACAAAGCCCCTGCGGGGAAATTCCGAGAGTACACCCCGCTGAACGCTTCAAGGGAGTGA